From Coriobacteriia bacterium, the proteins below share one genomic window:
- the pncA gene encoding bifunctional nicotinamidase/pyrazinamidase — translation MTTKALLLVDLQNDFMPFGSLPVADGDAVVAVANEMAHHFDVVVATQDWHPADHGSFASNHPECSVGDMAVVGGVEQVLWPDHCVQSTPGASLHSALDVAAITHVVRKGTDPSIDSYSAFFDNGHRKDTGLTAVLKGMGVSALWIMGLATDYCVLYTALDARAAGFSVSVIEDGVRAVELAPGDGALALERMRDAGCSVVRSSEIA, via the coding sequence ATGACGACCAAGGCGCTGCTTCTCGTCGACCTGCAAAACGACTTCATGCCGTTCGGGTCGCTACCGGTGGCGGATGGCGACGCCGTCGTCGCGGTCGCCAATGAGATGGCGCACCACTTCGACGTCGTGGTCGCCACCCAGGACTGGCATCCCGCCGACCACGGTTCGTTCGCGTCGAACCATCCCGAATGCAGCGTGGGCGACATGGCGGTCGTGGGCGGTGTCGAGCAGGTGCTGTGGCCGGATCACTGCGTGCAGTCGACTCCCGGCGCCTCACTGCACTCGGCCCTCGACGTCGCTGCGATAACGCACGTCGTTCGCAAGGGCACCGACCCGTCGATCGACTCGTACAGCGCATTCTTCGACAACGGCCACCGCAAAGACACTGGACTCACCGCCGTGCTCAAGGGCATGGGTGTCTCGGCACTGTGGATCATGGGGCTCGCCACCGACTACTGCGTCCTCTACACGGCGCTCGATGCGCGCGCCGCCGGGTTCAGTGTCTCGGTCATCGAAGATGGTGTGCGGGCCGTCGAGCTCGCGCCCGGTGATGGGGCTTTGGCGCTCGAACGCATGCGCGATGCGGGATGCTCGGTCGTCCGCAGCTCAGAGATCGCGTGA